A region from the Chroogloeocystis siderophila 5.2 s.c.1 genome encodes:
- the ffh gene encoding signal recognition particle protein, whose product MFDALADRLESAWKKLRGQDKITQSNIQEALREVRRALLEADVNLQVVKDFIAEVESHAQGAEVIAGVRPDQQFIKIVYEELVQVMGETNVPLAQAEQPPTIVLMAGLQGTGKTTATAKLALHLRKLDRSCMMVATDVYRPAAIDQLVTLGKQIEVPVFEMGSDANPVEIARQGVERAKAEGVDTVIIDTAGRLQIDQDMMAELAQIKEAVQPHEVLLVVDAMTGQEAANLTRTFHDEIGITGAILTKLDGDSRGGAALSVRQISGQPIKFVGVGEKVEALQPFYPDRMASRILGMGDVLTLVEKAQEEIDLADAAKMQEKIMAAKFDFTDFLKQMRLLKNMGSLGGIMKLIPGMNKLSEDQLKQGETQLKRAEAMINSMTAQERRDPDLLASSPSRRKRIANGSGYKEADVNKLVGDFQKMRSLMQQMTQGGFPGMPGMFGDGMGNPLAAAGNRPSAPGWRGYSGGGTAKKKKKEKKKKGFGTL is encoded by the coding sequence ATGTTTGATGCACTTGCTGACCGTTTAGAGTCTGCCTGGAAAAAGCTACGGGGTCAAGACAAGATTACCCAGTCCAACATTCAAGAAGCACTCCGAGAAGTGCGTCGCGCGCTGTTGGAAGCAGACGTTAATTTACAGGTAGTCAAAGACTTTATTGCTGAAGTCGAATCTCATGCGCAAGGCGCTGAGGTCATTGCTGGAGTACGACCCGATCAGCAGTTCATCAAAATTGTTTACGAAGAACTTGTGCAAGTCATGGGGGAAACAAACGTTCCTCTAGCACAAGCGGAACAACCGCCGACAATTGTCCTGATGGCTGGTTTACAGGGAACCGGAAAAACAACAGCAACAGCTAAATTAGCATTGCACCTACGCAAGTTAGATCGCAGTTGCATGATGGTAGCCACCGACGTTTATCGTCCTGCAGCGATCGACCAATTAGTGACACTAGGTAAGCAAATCGAAGTACCTGTGTTTGAAATGGGAAGTGATGCTAACCCTGTAGAAATTGCGCGTCAGGGAGTCGAACGCGCAAAAGCCGAAGGAGTAGACACCGTCATTATTGACACGGCTGGTCGCTTACAAATTGACCAAGACATGATGGCAGAGTTAGCCCAAATCAAAGAAGCGGTGCAACCCCATGAAGTTCTACTTGTTGTAGACGCGATGACAGGTCAAGAAGCGGCAAATTTGACGCGAACGTTTCACGATGAAATTGGGATTACAGGGGCAATTCTGACGAAACTTGATGGCGATAGCCGAGGTGGTGCAGCGTTATCAGTACGCCAAATTTCCGGTCAACCGATTAAGTTTGTCGGTGTTGGGGAAAAAGTCGAAGCACTTCAACCGTTTTACCCTGATCGCATGGCGTCGCGAATTCTCGGAATGGGTGATGTCTTAACGCTAGTCGAAAAAGCGCAGGAGGAAATTGACCTTGCGGATGCTGCCAAGATGCAAGAAAAAATTATGGCAGCAAAATTTGACTTTACCGACTTCCTCAAGCAGATGCGGCTGCTAAAGAATATGGGTTCGCTTGGCGGCATCATGAAGCTGATTCCAGGCATGAATAAGTTATCGGAAGATCAACTCAAGCAAGGCGAAACGCAGCTAAAGCGTGCCGAGGCAATGATTAATTCAATGACCGCGCAAGAACGCCGCGATCCTGATTTACTCGCTAGTTCTCCAAGTCGCAGAAAACGGATTGCAAATGGTTCGGGTTACAAAGAAGCCGATGTGAATAAGTTAGTGGGTGATTTCCAGAAAATGCGATCGCTCATGCAACAAATGACGCAAGGCGGCTTCCCTGGAATGCCTGGAATGTTCGGTGACGGTATGGGCAATCCTCTTGCCGCTGCTGGTAATCGTCCTTCCGCACCAGGTTGGCGCGGCTATAGCGGCGGTGGTACAGCCAAGAAGAAGAAAAAGGAAAAGAAGAAAAAAGGGTTTGGTACGCTATAG
- a CDS encoding YggT family protein encodes MSAVTLTNWILGSVLGLMILLFLFRIVLTWYPQVDLKRFPFNVIAVTTEPFLAPLRKLVPPIGGVDITPVIWLGIVSLLRELLLGQQGLLTMATRLH; translated from the coding sequence ATGAGCGCTGTTACTCTGACAAATTGGATTCTTGGTTCTGTTTTGGGACTAATGATCTTGTTATTTCTTTTCCGCATCGTTCTGACGTGGTATCCACAAGTTGATCTCAAACGCTTTCCTTTCAACGTCATTGCTGTAACCACGGAACCCTTTTTAGCGCCTTTGCGCAAGCTAGTACCGCCAATCGGCGGAGTCGATATTACTCCTGTGATTTGGCTTGGAATTGTCAGCTTGCTGCGCGAGCTACTGTTAGGTCAGCAAGGACTACTGACAATGGCTACGCGTTTGCACTGA
- a CDS encoding phosphotransferase, whose product MSSPFIPVIHSLPSGKALVERVLCHYSIATQKCKIYKRGLNDTYLVEAEQNHQYILRVYRHGWRTLDAINFELELLHYLHNCNLPVAYPIAKITGEFTEAIASPEGQRYAAVFSYAPGQAIGKNINSEQSQQLGEVVASIHQATDNFTSRFSRPELDCAYLLDWAMAAISLLFQHRNSDINYFLKLSAQIKAQLVNLALPQTSPSYGICIGDVHSENAHFVGNQPTLFDFDQCGYGWRSFDIAKFIHTIHRWQLDANITKSFMQGYQKIRQLSQAEVNAIPIFIQVAHIWVMGIACAVVEEVLPYGEFTEEWFDSKLALLSKLT is encoded by the coding sequence ATGAGTTCTCCATTTATTCCTGTTATTCATTCGCTGCCTTCAGGAAAGGCTTTAGTAGAAAGGGTGTTATGCCATTATTCTATAGCGACACAAAAGTGTAAGATATACAAACGCGGTCTTAATGATACTTATTTAGTCGAAGCCGAACAAAATCATCAATACATTTTGCGCGTTTACCGCCACGGATGGCGAACCTTGGATGCAATTAATTTTGAACTAGAACTATTACATTATCTGCATAATTGCAATTTGCCTGTTGCTTACCCAATTGCTAAAATAACAGGTGAATTTACAGAAGCGATCGCATCCCCAGAAGGACAACGCTATGCTGCTGTTTTTTCCTATGCACCAGGTCAGGCGATCGGTAAAAATATTAATTCTGAACAAAGTCAACAATTAGGAGAAGTTGTTGCAAGTATTCATCAAGCAACAGATAATTTCACGAGTCGTTTTAGCCGCCCAGAGTTAGATTGCGCGTATCTTTTAGATTGGGCAATGGCAGCAATTTCACTACTATTCCAGCATCGCAATAGTGATATTAATTATTTCCTCAAATTAAGTGCGCAAATCAAAGCTCAGTTAGTCAATTTAGCGTTACCTCAAACATCGCCCTCTTATGGAATTTGTATTGGTGATGTCCATTCAGAAAACGCCCATTTTGTAGGAAATCAACCAACATTATTTGATTTTGACCAATGCGGCTACGGTTGGCGGTCATTTGATATTGCCAAATTTATTCATACAATCCACCGTTGGCAATTAGATGCCAATATTACTAAATCTTTTATGCAAGGATATCAAAAAATCCGGCAGTTGAGCCAAGCTGAAGTTAACGCGATTCCTATTTTTATACAAGTAGCACACATCTGGGTGATGGGAATTGCTTGCGCTGTCGTAGAAGAAGTTCTACCTTACGGCGAGTTTACCGAAGAATGGTTTGATAGCAAGCTAGCTTTATTAAGTAAGCTTACCTAA
- the accC gene encoding acetyl-CoA carboxylase biotin carboxylase subunit: MHFSKILIANRGEIALRIIRACEEMGIATVAVHSTVDRDSLHVQLADEAVCIGEAPSSKSYLNIPRIIAAALTRNATAIHPGYGFLAENARFAEICSDHQITFIGPSPEAIRAMGDKSTAKETMIRAGVPIVPGSDGLLKDELEATAIARQIGYPVIVKATAGGGGRGMRLVRDDSEITKLFLAAQGEAEAAFGNPGLYLEKFIERPRHIEFQILADSYGNVIHLGERDCSIQRRHQKLLEEAPSPALTPELREKMGEAAVKAAKSIDYVGAGTVEFLLAPNGEFYFMEMNTRIQVEHPVTEMITGLDLVAEQIRVAQGEKLQLTQDQVILRGHAIECRINAEDPDHDFRPSPGRISGYLPPGGPGVRMDSHVYTDYQIPPYYDSLIAKLIVWGPDRASAIKRMKRALRECALTGLPTTINFHQRILETPEFLKGDVYTNFVERVMFSRGN, encoded by the coding sequence ATGCACTTTTCTAAAATACTCATTGCCAATCGGGGAGAAATTGCCCTGCGGATTATTCGTGCCTGTGAAGAAATGGGAATTGCCACTGTTGCAGTTCATTCGACTGTTGACCGCGATTCTCTCCACGTCCAGCTTGCGGATGAAGCGGTATGCATCGGCGAGGCTCCAAGTAGCAAAAGTTATCTAAATATTCCGCGAATTATCGCCGCAGCTTTAACGCGCAACGCCACGGCGATTCACCCAGGGTATGGATTTTTAGCTGAAAATGCCCGATTTGCCGAAATTTGCAGCGATCATCAAATTACATTCATTGGTCCTTCTCCCGAAGCGATTCGCGCGATGGGCGATAAATCAACGGCGAAAGAAACGATGATTCGCGCGGGCGTGCCGATTGTGCCTGGTAGCGATGGCTTACTCAAAGACGAACTCGAAGCGACTGCGATCGCGCGTCAAATTGGCTATCCGGTCATCGTCAAAGCGACAGCAGGCGGTGGCGGACGTGGAATGCGTCTTGTCCGCGACGATAGTGAAATCACCAAACTTTTTTTAGCCGCCCAAGGAGAAGCTGAAGCTGCCTTCGGTAATCCTGGACTATATCTCGAAAAATTTATCGAACGTCCGCGCCATATCGAATTTCAAATTCTTGCAGATAGCTACGGTAACGTGATTCACCTCGGTGAACGCGATTGTTCGATTCAACGCCGTCACCAAAAATTATTAGAAGAAGCACCTAGCCCCGCACTCACTCCTGAACTCCGCGAAAAAATGGGAGAAGCTGCGGTAAAGGCGGCTAAGTCGATTGATTATGTTGGTGCAGGTACAGTGGAATTTCTCCTTGCTCCCAACGGCGAATTTTATTTTATGGAAATGAATACGCGGATTCAAGTTGAGCATCCCGTCACCGAAATGATTACTGGACTTGACTTAGTAGCTGAACAAATTCGCGTAGCCCAAGGTGAAAAACTTCAGTTGACTCAAGACCAAGTTATACTACGCGGTCATGCGATCGAATGTCGCATTAATGCTGAAGACCCAGATCATGACTTTCGTCCGTCTCCAGGTCGGATTAGCGGCTACTTACCACCTGGTGGTCCTGGTGTCCGCATGGATTCTCACGTTTACACCGATTATCAAATTCCTCCCTACTACGATTCATTGATTGCCAAATTAATCGTGTGGGGTCCAGATCGTGCCAGCGCCATTAAACGCATGAAACGTGCTTTACGCGAATGTGCCTTGACTGGCTTGCCCACAACAATCAACTTCCATCAAAGGATTTTAGAAACACCAGAGTTTTTAAAAGGCGACGTCTATACGAACTTTGTCGAACGCGTTATGTTCTCAAGGGGAAATTAG
- the psbX gene encoding photosystem II reaction center protein PsbX, with product MTPSLMNFFYSLLAGLLIVVVPATVGLIFISQKDKIQRS from the coding sequence ATGACACCCTCTTTAATGAATTTCTTTTATAGTTTGCTTGCAGGACTTTTAATTGTTGTTGTTCCAGCAACAGTTGGTTTGATTTTTATTAGTCAAAAGGATAAAATCCAGCGCTCATAA
- a CDS encoding transporter substrate-binding domain-containing protein, translating into MLKWSSLLLSAALLAAPLSGCSRFLYPQLSAQEDGAASGAVLNRVKTRGRLSCGVSGNLPGFSYVTQQGKYNGLDVDICRAIAAAMFDDPQAVDFRNLNAKERFTALQAGEIDVLSRNTTWTISRDTSIGLEFAPTVLVLRAK; encoded by the coding sequence ATGCTCAAATGGAGTTCCCTGCTGTTGAGTGCAGCACTGTTGGCGGCTCCGCTATCGGGTTGTAGTCGGTTTTTATATCCCCAATTATCTGCCCAAGAAGATGGTGCGGCATCAGGGGCAGTATTGAATCGGGTGAAAACCCGTGGCAGGTTATCTTGTGGCGTGAGTGGTAATTTGCCAGGATTTAGCTATGTGACTCAACAAGGTAAATATAACGGACTAGATGTTGATATTTGTCGGGCGATCGCTGCAGCAATGTTTGACGATCCGCAAGCGGTAGATTTTCGTAATCTCAATGCCAAAGAGCGATTTACTGCATTACAAGCAGGGGAAATCGATGTCCTCAGCCGCAACACCACCTGGACAATCAGCCGCGATACATCTATAGGTCTAGAGTTTGCACCGACAGTGTTGGTTTTGCGCGCGAAGTAG